In Flavobacterium okayamense, a single window of DNA contains:
- a CDS encoding acyl-ACP desaturase, with protein sequence MSIQNVRLEVMQFLEKKIDSFVEEFLIPTEKIWQPTDLLPNSEKETFFDELKDLREIAKDLPYDFWVVLVGDTITEEALPTYETWLMDVEGVKQKEENGDNGWAKWLRQWTGEENRHGDVLNKYLYLSGRVNMREVEVTTQHLINDGFDPGTGRDPYKNFVFTSFQELATYISHNRVAQMAKKFGDNKLSKMCRLIAGDEMRHHLAYSQFVKNIFEVDPSEMMLSFQYMMKNKINMPAQLIRESGEKIGSAFEEFSNAAQRIGVYTALDYVDIMKKLIDKWEIDKVTNLTSEAEKARDYLMKLPERMTRISERLVSPEKEHIFKWVEPVMVK encoded by the coding sequence ATGTCGATACAAAATGTACGATTAGAAGTAATGCAGTTTTTGGAAAAAAAGATTGACAGCTTCGTAGAAGAATTTTTAATCCCAACTGAAAAAATTTGGCAACCAACAGATTTATTACCTAACTCAGAAAAGGAAACTTTTTTTGACGAATTAAAAGATTTGAGAGAAATTGCTAAAGATTTACCTTATGATTTTTGGGTAGTTTTAGTTGGCGATACTATAACTGAAGAAGCATTACCTACATATGAAACATGGCTAATGGATGTTGAAGGAGTAAAACAAAAAGAAGAAAATGGAGATAATGGTTGGGCAAAATGGTTGAGACAATGGACAGGTGAAGAAAACCGTCATGGAGATGTTTTAAACAAATATCTTTATTTATCTGGCCGTGTAAATATGCGTGAAGTTGAAGTTACCACTCAACATTTGATAAATGATGGATTTGATCCTGGCACAGGAAGAGATCCATATAAAAATTTTGTTTTTACAAGCTTTCAAGAATTAGCTACTTACATTTCACATAATCGTGTAGCACAAATGGCAAAGAAATTTGGCGATAATAAACTATCTAAAATGTGTCGCTTAATTGCTGGTGACGAAATGCGTCATCACTTAGCTTATAGTCAGTTTGTAAAAAACATTTTTGAAGTTGACCCAAGTGAAATGATGTTGTCGTTTCAATATATGATGAAGAATAAGATTAATATGCCCGCGCAATTAATACGTGAATCAGGCGAAAAAATCGGGAGTGCTTTCGAAGAATTTTCAAATGCTGCACAACGAATAGGAGTTTATACGGCTTTAGATTATGTTGACATTATGAAAAAATTAATTGATAAATGGGAAATTGATAAAGTGACAAATCTTACAAGCGAAGCCGAAAAAGCACGTGATTATCTTATGAAACTTCCTGA
- a CDS encoding SCO family protein — protein sequence MTTKNKKYIIFLGLLLTLVFLSIYTLTKPKKTLPIFNPRDINPELVDSTIQHLGYNHKIEDFAFRNQNGKIITQKDYEGKVYVADFFFTTCPTICPKMTDNMVWLQNQIKNNDKIKLVSFSVTPDMDSVPVLKKYAEEKGVIDSKWNLLTGDKKDIYYLARKSFLVVKTGSPDELYDMVHTENFVLVDQKKRIRGFYDGTNLEEVKKLLEDINFLCQE from the coding sequence ATGACTACTAAAAACAAAAAATATATCATTTTTCTAGGATTATTACTAACTCTAGTTTTTTTATCTATATATACATTAACAAAGCCTAAAAAAACTCTACCAATATTTAATCCTAGAGACATTAATCCTGAGCTAGTAGACTCTACAATTCAACATTTAGGATATAATCATAAAATTGAAGATTTTGCTTTTAGAAATCAAAACGGAAAAATTATTACTCAAAAAGATTATGAAGGCAAAGTTTATGTTGCTGATTTCTTTTTTACTACTTGCCCAACGATTTGTCCTAAAATGACAGATAATATGGTTTGGTTACAAAATCAAATAAAAAATAATGATAAAATAAAATTGGTTTCTTTTTCAGTAACGCCTGATATGGATAGCGTTCCTGTTCTTAAAAAATATGCTGAAGAAAAAGGAGTTATTGACTCTAAGTGGAATTTACTTACTGGAGACAAAAAAGACATTTACTACTTGGCTCGAAAATCATTTTTAGTGGTTAAAACTGGAAGTCCAGATGAACTTTATGATATGGTTCATACTGAAAACTTCGTTTTGGTAGATCAAAAAAAGAGAATTCGCGGTTTTTATGATGGAACAAATTTAGAAGAAGTAAAAAAACTATTGGAAGACATAAATTTCCTTTGCCAAGAATAA
- a CDS encoding TonB-dependent receptor, producing the protein MKKIILYSIILIVNITLAQTGIKGRVTTESGEPLAFASVVLIEEKKGVDSNTNGEFEINDIEAGNYTIRISFIGFASKTEKLSVKKNEIKNIIIVLKESNILNEVTVTGTLKPVSRLETPVPVEVYTSAFLKKNPTPNVFEALQNVNGVRPQLNCNICNTGDIHINGLEGPYTMVTIDGMPIVSGLSTVYGLSGIPNSLIDRIEVVKGPASSLYGSEAVGGLINIITKNAITAPIVSADIFFTSWLENNIDIGTKYRLGKSTNALLGINYFNYNQPIDNNNDNFTDLTIQERISIFQKFDFNRKENRKMSLAGRYFYEDRWGGEKQWNKSYRGGNEIYGESIYTSRFELIGNYQLPVKENMNLAFSYTYHNQNSVYGDVLYLANQKIAFGQYTWDKKILNHDILLGSAFRYQYYNDNTTATDDAEKTKIYSVFLQDEIKLTENKSLLLGSRYDYNNNHGSIFTPRLAYKWKPNQNSVFRINAGTGFRVVNLFTEEHAALTGSRDVIITEDLKPEKSYNINLNYLTKVHFENGSVGIFDISSWYTFFNNQIIPDYDTNPNEIIYSNLEGYAQTLGLTANADFIFPFGLKSSFGITYLDSQINRDGVTSQPILTEKFSGTWNLAYEIPKWFLSIDYTGNIYGPMRLPLLSDLDPRPEYSPFWSIQNIQLTYKKWINFEVYGGVKNLLNWTPNKSSPFLIARANDPFDENVSYDGNGNVVATPDNPYALTFDPGYVYGPNQGFRMFLGLRYTLY; encoded by the coding sequence GTGAAAAAAATAATTTTATATAGTATAATTTTAATAGTCAATATAACTTTAGCTCAAACTGGAATAAAAGGAAGAGTAACAACTGAAAGTGGTGAACCCCTTGCATTTGCTTCTGTAGTACTAATTGAAGAAAAAAAAGGAGTTGATAGCAATACTAATGGAGAATTTGAAATTAATGATATTGAAGCAGGAAACTATACCATTCGAATTTCATTTATAGGATTTGCTTCTAAAACAGAAAAGCTTTCTGTAAAAAAAAACGAGATTAAAAACATTATAATTGTTTTAAAAGAAAGCAACATTTTAAATGAAGTTACTGTAACCGGAACTTTAAAACCTGTCTCTCGATTAGAAACACCAGTTCCCGTTGAAGTTTACACTTCCGCATTTCTGAAGAAAAACCCAACACCAAATGTCTTTGAAGCCTTGCAAAATGTTAATGGTGTACGGCCTCAATTAAATTGTAATATTTGCAACACTGGCGATATCCATATAAATGGTTTAGAAGGACCTTATACTATGGTTACTATTGACGGAATGCCTATTGTTAGTGGTTTGTCAACCGTGTACGGTTTGTCAGGAATTCCCAACTCATTAATCGACAGAATTGAAGTTGTAAAAGGTCCGGCTTCTTCTCTTTATGGGAGCGAAGCTGTTGGCGGATTAATCAACATTATCACAAAAAATGCGATTACAGCTCCTATCGTATCTGCAGATATTTTTTTTACAAGTTGGTTAGAAAACAATATAGATATTGGCACAAAATACAGATTAGGAAAAAGTACTAATGCGCTTCTTGGAATTAACTATTTTAATTATAACCAACCTATTGATAACAACAATGATAATTTTACTGATCTAACGATACAAGAACGTATTTCCATTTTTCAAAAATTCGATTTCAACAGAAAAGAGAATCGAAAAATGAGTTTAGCGGGTCGTTATTTCTATGAAGATCGTTGGGGTGGTGAAAAACAATGGAACAAATCGTATCGTGGTGGAAATGAAATTTATGGTGAAAGCATATACACTTCTCGTTTCGAATTAATAGGAAATTATCAATTGCCAGTCAAAGAAAATATGAATTTGGCTTTTTCATATACCTATCACAATCAAAATTCGGTGTATGGAGATGTATTGTATTTAGCCAATCAAAAAATTGCATTCGGACAATATACTTGGGACAAAAAAATTCTAAATCACGATATTTTATTAGGGAGCGCGTTTCGTTATCAATATTATAACGATAATACAACCGCAACTGATGATGCTGAAAAAACTAAAATTTATAGCGTATTCCTTCAAGACGAAATAAAACTAACCGAAAACAAAAGTTTGCTTTTAGGTTCGCGTTACGATTACAACAATAATCATGGTTCTATTTTTACGCCTCGTTTAGCTTACAAATGGAAACCAAATCAAAATAGTGTGTTTAGAATAAATGCAGGAACAGGTTTTCGAGTTGTAAATTTATTTACTGAAGAACATGCTGCTCTAACTGGCTCAAGAGATGTTATTATCACTGAAGATTTAAAACCCGAAAAATCATACAATATCAATTTAAACTATTTAACAAAAGTTCACTTTGAAAATGGTTCGGTTGGAATTTTTGATATTTCGAGTTGGTATACTTTTTTCAACAATCAAATTATTCCAGATTATGACACTAATCCCAATGAAATAATTTATTCCAACTTAGAAGGCTATGCACAAACATTAGGTCTTACAGCTAATGCTGATTTTATTTTTCCATTTGGTTTAAAGAGTTCCTTTGGCATCACCTATTTAGATTCTCAAATAAATCGTGATGGCGTTACATCTCAGCCTATTTTAACTGAAAAATTTTCAGGAACTTGGAATCTTGCTTATGAAATTCCTAAATGGTTTTTATCTATTGATTATACTGGAAATATTTATGGCCCAATGCGTCTTCCTCTATTAAGTGATTTAGATCCAAGACCCGAATATTCACCTTTTTGGAGTATTCAAAATATTCAATTGACGTATAAAAAATGGATTAATTTTGAAGTCTATGGCGGCGTAAAAAACCTATTAAATTGGACGCCAAATAAAAGTTCTCCTTTTCTAATTGCAAGAGCAAATGACCCTTTTGATGAAAACGTTTCTTATGATGGAAATGGAAATGTGGTTGCAACGCCAGATAATCCTTATGCTTTAACATTTGACCCAGGTTATGTTTACGGACCTAATCAAGGATTTCGAATGTTTTTAGGATTACGTTATACATTGTATTAG
- a CDS encoding metal-dependent transcriptional regulator gives MTISEENYLKVIYHLAQVSPKGVNTNAIAGMLDTKASSVTDMIKKLDEKGLVSYVKYQGVSLTEKGSYSAKMIVRKHRLWEVFLVKKLNFSWDEVHEIAEELEHIQSEKLINKLDAFLEFPDFDPHGDPIPNADGEIKKMQKKILSDIQLNDTVKCVGVKDSSAEFLQFLDKKGISLGTNITILEKESFDETLKVKVQEKTFTISNKIANNLYVQ, from the coding sequence ATGACAATTTCAGAAGAGAATTATTTAAAAGTTATTTATCATTTAGCACAGGTTTCTCCTAAAGGTGTTAATACAAATGCAATTGCAGGAATGTTAGACACCAAAGCTTCTTCGGTAACCGATATGATTAAGAAGCTAGATGAAAAAGGATTGGTGAGTTATGTAAAATACCAAGGCGTTTCTTTAACCGAAAAAGGATCATATTCAGCTAAAATGATAGTTAGAAAACATCGTCTTTGGGAAGTTTTCTTGGTAAAGAAATTAAATTTTTCTTGGGATGAAGTACATGAAATTGCCGAAGAATTAGAACACATTCAATCGGAAAAATTGATTAACAAATTAGACGCTTTTCTTGAATTTCCAGATTTTGACCCACATGGTGACCCAATTCCAAATGCTGATGGAGAAATAAAAAAAATGCAAAAGAAAATATTGTCTGATATTCAATTAAACGATACGGTAAAATGTGTTGGAGTTAAAGATTCATCAGCAGAGTTTCTTCAGTTTTTAGATAAAAAAGGAATTTCTTTAGGGACCAATATTACCATTTTAGAAAAAGAGAGCTTTGATGAAACCTTAAAAGTTAAAGTTCAAGAAAAAACTTTTACTATATCCAATAAAATTGCCAATAACTTATACGTTCAATAA
- a CDS encoding FeoA family protein, giving the protein MSVLLSELKIGDKAIIIDVNLDEIPLKLLEMGCLPGNTIELIQIAPFGDPYYFNINDSHVAIRKETANEVNVVIENQLV; this is encoded by the coding sequence ATGTCAGTTCTACTTTCAGAGTTGAAAATTGGAGATAAAGCTATAATTATAGATGTAAATCTTGACGAAATTCCATTAAAATTACTTGAAATGGGGTGTTTGCCTGGCAATACTATCGAGCTTATCCAAATTGCACCTTTTGGTGATCCTTATTATTTCAATATTAACGATTCGCATGTTGCTATTCGAAAAGAAACCGCTAACGAAGTTAATGTTGTTATTGAAAATCAGTTGGTCTAA
- the feoB gene encoding ferrous iron transport protein B, which translates to MLNSIIKVALIGNPNVGKTSVFNQLTGLNQQVGNYPGITVEKKQGIAKLSSEVKAKIIDLPGTYSLNASSIDENVVIELLLNKNDEDFPDVAVVVTEVENLKRNLLLFTQIKDLEIPTILVINMADRMKLKGIELDIESLEKELKTKIALVSSRKNQGIDNLRNIILNYTELSTEPCLHASSIDPEYFDKLRKAFPNQLLYKLWLVITQDVNFLNLERNEIKSSFTKSHSDLKRLQQKETIKRYQFINDTLKIGQKIDQSKATDIRAKIDRILTHRVFGYLIFFGILMVIFQFLFDWSSIPMDFIDETFANLSSFAKTNLPSGKFTDLISDGVIPGIGGIVIFIPQIAFLFLFISVLEESGYMSRVVFLMDKIMRRFGLSGKSVVPLISGTACAIPAIMGTRNIENWKERLITILVTPFTTCSARLPVYAILIALIIPEKRVLGFLSLQGLTLMSLYLLGFGMAIFSAYILNKVLKLNCKSYFVVEMPSYKIPMFKNVAINVIEKTKAFVTGAGKIILALSVILWFLGSHGPKSFDDASTVITSQNQNLTKDELNDKINAYQLENSYIGIMGKSIEPVIKPLGYDWKIGVAVVSSFAAREVFVGTLATIYSVGSHSEEEATIKKKMAAEVHPITGNKIFNFATGISLLLFYAFAMQCISTLAIVKKETNSWKWPIIQLVVMSGFAYLVALTAYQFLK; encoded by the coding sequence ATGTTAAATTCAATTATAAAAGTTGCCTTAATAGGAAATCCTAACGTAGGAAAAACTTCGGTTTTTAATCAATTAACAGGATTAAACCAACAAGTTGGGAACTATCCAGGAATCACCGTTGAAAAAAAACAAGGAATTGCAAAACTTTCATCAGAAGTCAAGGCTAAAATAATTGATTTACCGGGAACTTACAGCTTAAACGCAAGTTCGATTGATGAAAATGTTGTAATTGAATTATTACTAAATAAAAACGATGAAGATTTTCCAGATGTGGCTGTTGTAGTTACCGAAGTGGAAAACTTAAAAAGAAACTTACTTCTTTTTACACAAATTAAAGATCTTGAAATTCCTACCATTTTAGTCATAAATATGGCGGATAGAATGAAATTGAAAGGAATTGAACTTGACATTGAATCTCTTGAAAAAGAACTAAAAACAAAAATTGCATTAGTTAGCTCAAGAAAAAATCAAGGAATTGATAATTTAAGAAATATCATTTTAAATTATACAGAACTTTCTACAGAACCTTGTTTACATGCTTCAAGTATTGATCCTGAATATTTCGACAAATTAAGAAAAGCCTTTCCAAACCAATTATTGTACAAACTTTGGTTGGTAATTACGCAAGATGTAAACTTTTTAAATTTGGAACGTAATGAAATTAAAAGTTCATTTACAAAATCACATTCCGATTTAAAAAGGCTGCAGCAAAAAGAAACGATTAAGCGCTATCAATTTATAAATGACACTCTAAAAATTGGTCAGAAAATTGATCAATCTAAAGCAACCGATATTCGAGCAAAAATAGATCGCATTTTAACCCATAGAGTTTTTGGATATCTAATATTCTTCGGAATTTTAATGGTGATTTTCCAATTTTTATTCGATTGGAGTAGTATTCCAATGGATTTTATCGATGAGACGTTTGCTAATTTAAGTTCGTTTGCTAAAACTAATTTACCATCCGGAAAATTTACCGATTTAATTTCCGATGGTGTGATTCCAGGAATTGGTGGAATTGTAATCTTTATTCCACAAATAGCCTTTTTATTCTTGTTTATTTCTGTACTGGAAGAAAGTGGCTATATGAGTCGCGTAGTTTTTTTAATGGATAAAATAATGCGCCGTTTCGGACTTTCAGGTAAAAGTGTAGTGCCATTAATTTCGGGAACTGCTTGTGCTATTCCTGCTATTATGGGAACTCGTAATATTGAAAATTGGAAAGAACGTTTAATTACCATTTTAGTTACACCATTTACAACTTGTTCGGCTCGTTTACCAGTTTATGCTATTTTAATTGCATTAATTATTCCGGAAAAAAGAGTTTTAGGATTTTTAAGTCTACAAGGATTAACTTTAATGAGTTTGTATCTTTTAGGTTTCGGAATGGCAATTTTTTCGGCTTACATTCTTAATAAGGTTTTGAAATTAAACTGCAAATCATATTTTGTTGTTGAAATGCCTTCGTATAAAATTCCAATGTTTAAAAACGTCGCGATAAATGTGATTGAAAAAACAAAAGCTTTTGTAACCGGAGCCGGAAAAATCATTTTAGCATTATCCGTTATTTTGTGGTTTTTAGGCTCGCACGGACCAAAAAGTTTTGATGATGCCTCAACCGTTATTACATCACAAAACCAAAATCTTACAAAAGACGAATTGAACGATAAAATAAACGCTTACCAACTAGAAAACTCATACATAGGAATTATGGGGAAAAGCATTGAGCCTGTAATTAAACCTTTAGGTTACGATTGGAAAATTGGTGTTGCTGTTGTAAGTTCTTTTGCTGCACGTGAAGTTTTTGTTGGAACTCTTGCAACCATTTACAGTGTAGGAAGTCATAGTGAAGAAGAAGCAACTATTAAAAAGAAAATGGCTGCTGAAGTTCATCCTATAACAGGTAATAAGATTTTCAATTTCGCTACAGGAATTTCGTTGTTGCTTTTTTACGCTTTTGCCATGCAATGTATTTCTACTTTGGCTATTGTTAAAAAAGAAACTAATTCATGGAAGTGGCCAATTATTCAACTTGTAGTAATGAGCGGATTTGCCTATTTAGTTGCACTAACAGCTTATCAGTTTTTAAAATGA
- a CDS encoding BrxA/BrxB family bacilliredoxin, whose translation MYPEEMVKPMKAELTDAGFQELYTEQDVDTILAKEGTTLVVINSVCGCAARNARPGAKMSLDNAKKPDFLVTAFAGVDKDAVTKAREHMFPFPPSSPSMALFKNGELVHMLERHHIEGRPAELIAENLKDAYNEFC comes from the coding sequence ATGTATCCAGAAGAAATGGTAAAACCAATGAAAGCGGAATTAACTGATGCTGGTTTTCAAGAATTATATACTGAACAAGATGTTGATACTATTTTAGCTAAAGAAGGAACTACTTTAGTGGTTATTAACTCTGTTTGTGGTTGTGCGGCACGTAATGCACGCCCAGGAGCTAAAATGAGTTTAGATAACGCTAAAAAACCCGACTTTTTAGTAACGGCTTTTGCTGGTGTTGATAAAGATGCTGTTACTAAAGCAAGAGAACATATGTTCCCTTTCCCTCCATCTTCGCCAAGTATGGCATTGTTTAAAAACGGAGAATTAGTTCACATGTTAGAACGTCATCATATTGAAGGTCGTCCAGCTGAGTTAATTGCAGAAAACTTAAAAGACGCTTACAACGAATTTTGTTAA
- a CDS encoding lysophospholipid acyltransferase family protein, translated as MQKIISYPISIVYYLLFLLWLVLFHPIQWVCYNLFGYNAHRWSVTILNWFLVRNTQILGTTYKFIGREKLPKNVPLIIVANHQSLYDIPAIIWFMRAWHPKFISKKELGKGIPSVSYNLRVGGSALIDRKDPKQALPEIKKVAELVNNNNYSVVIFPEGTRSRTGVPKTFSINGLKMLHKFAPDAYFAPVSISNSWKMQRYGQFPMGLGNRITFEVHEPLKISDYSFDEIFEKTENIIKNNIKQ; from the coding sequence ATGCAAAAAATAATTTCCTATCCCATTTCTATAGTATATTACTTACTATTTCTTTTATGGTTAGTTCTTTTTCATCCTATTCAATGGGTTTGCTATAATCTTTTTGGTTATAATGCTCATCGTTGGAGTGTTACCATTTTGAATTGGTTTTTAGTTAGAAATACACAAATTTTAGGAACTACATATAAGTTTATTGGAAGAGAAAAACTTCCTAAAAATGTTCCTCTAATAATTGTTGCTAATCATCAAAGTTTATATGATATACCTGCCATTATTTGGTTTATGAGAGCTTGGCACCCTAAGTTTATTAGTAAAAAAGAATTAGGAAAAGGAATACCAAGTGTATCTTATAATTTAAGAGTTGGAGGTTCTGCATTAATTGATCGAAAAGACCCAAAACAAGCTTTACCAGAAATTAAAAAAGTAGCTGAATTAGTAAACAACAATAATTATTCGGTAGTTATATTTCCTGAAGGCACAAGAAGTAGAACCGGAGTTCCAAAAACTTTTTCAATAAATGGTTTAAAAATGCTTCACAAGTTTGCTCCTGATGCTTATTTTGCTCCAGTGAGTATTAGTAATTCTTGGAAAATGCAACGTTACGGACAATTTCCAATGGGATTAGGGAATCGCATAACTTTTGAGGTTCATGAACCTTTAAAAATTTCTGACTATTCATTTGATGAAATTTTTGAGAAAACGGAAAACATAATTAAAAACAACATAAAACAATAA
- a CDS encoding FeoB-associated Cys-rich membrane protein — MIQEILAYITLAAAVFFLLKKFFWKKSTKKAKKNSKSCGDDCGCH; from the coding sequence ATGATACAAGAAATTTTAGCTTATATTACTTTAGCAGCTGCAGTTTTTTTTCTGTTGAAGAAATTCTTTTGGAAAAAATCAACTAAAAAAGCGAAGAAAAATTCTAAATCGTGTGGAGACGATTGTGGTTGTCATTAA
- a CDS encoding ZIP family metal transporter: protein MFDSILKYLEGIDPILAAFYATMFTWFLTALGAAFVFFFKNMNRALLDGMLGFTGGVMVAASYWSLLAPAIEMSDGEGFVKVIPAAVGFLLGAIFLFGLDKTLPHLHINFKETEGIKSPWQRTTLLVLAITLHNIPEGLAVGVLFGGVAAGIPEASIAGAVTLAIGIGIQNFPEGIAVAMPLRRMGASRRKSFMYGQASAIVEPIAGVLGAVAVTFFTPVLPYALAFAAGAMIYVVVEEVIPETQQDKNTDIATLGFIGGFIVMMSLDVALG from the coding sequence ATGTTTGATTCGATTTTAAAATATTTAGAAGGTATTGATCCAATTTTAGCGGCTTTCTATGCCACTATGTTTACTTGGTTTTTAACAGCTTTAGGAGCGGCATTTGTGTTCTTTTTTAAAAACATGAACCGAGCACTTTTAGATGGAATGTTAGGTTTTACAGGTGGTGTTATGGTTGCTGCAAGTTATTGGAGTTTGTTAGCTCCAGCAATTGAAATGAGTGATGGGGAAGGCTTTGTAAAAGTAATTCCTGCCGCTGTTGGATTTTTATTAGGGGCTATATTTTTATTCGGTTTAGACAAAACATTACCTCATTTACACATCAATTTTAAAGAAACTGAAGGGATAAAATCGCCTTGGCAACGAACAACTTTATTGGTTTTAGCAATTACATTACATAATATTCCTGAAGGATTAGCAGTTGGTGTTTTATTTGGTGGTGTTGCTGCTGGAATTCCTGAAGCTTCAATTGCAGGTGCGGTAACTTTAGCGATTGGAATAGGAATTCAAAATTTCCCAGAGGGAATTGCTGTTGCTATGCCTTTGCGAAGAATGGGTGCTTCTCGTAGAAAAAGTTTTATGTACGGACAAGCATCGGCTATTGTTGAGCCTATTGCTGGAGTTTTAGGGGCAGTTGCCGTAACTTTCTTTACACCAGTGTTGCCTTATGCGTTAGCTTTTGCTGCCGGTGCGATGATTTATGTAGTGGTGGAAGAAGTTATTCCAGAAACGCAACAAGATAAAAATACTGATATTGCCACTTTAGGTTTTATAGGCGGATTTATTGTAATGATGAGTTTGGATGTTGCTTTAGGTTAA